TTCTCTAAAATTGCTTTTATGGCCAATAATAGTACGACTAACAAGGAGAACATTATGAGTTGTCAGTAGACGCGTAAAAATGCTTTTGGATCCTCTCATTTATGAATTgtgttgaatttattttattgtgcAAATATAATGCCCCACTTCAAACTTTCCAACACCTCAACTGTTAAATAATGCTTTGATTTAATTATATGAAGACTTTCCAAAACCCTTCTCACAAGCTGGAGTTGAACTAGCACCTCTGGGATCAAATTACAAATCCAATGAACTACCCTTCATTCTGATCAAAAAGAAGGGAGTTGACATCTACATAACATGTTACTTGCTTACCAAGCCATCCCCGTGACAATAAATATTACTAACTACACCctccgtgacaatatataactaaaaattatctttttaggttcattgcataTTCAATGATCTATATTAAAtgtcagatacattaattatgcaatgaacctagaaatgtgatttttgcttatatattgtcacggagggagtatcaaaATGAAAGACGATAAATATAATTATCTACCCAAAAAGATAGAGTTACATAATGTCACGAATAGACTTGAAACAAGTAACATCGCAAAGGTATGTCAAAAACATATTAAACTCCTTTGGGAAAAATGGACAACATCTCTACTGAAATTTGTTCAAATTATGTTTTTGACTAATCAGAAACTCTATGAAGGATAAAGCCATGCAATTTCTATACAATATTCTAGTTTATGCAACCATAATGATTAATTAGACAGCTCAAAAagttaagtaattttttttaaaaggtcaTTAAGGTAATTAATTAGTAGTCACCTTGAccttaaaaagaaaatacttAGTTCTTGATGAATATTATCACCTTCAGGATCAATCAAATGAAAAGATTCACATTCAGAAGATCCACCACCAACTCTCTTAAAACTACTTCTCAAATACATAActtcatcattatcatcatcatcttctccGTTACACTTCATTACTCCGGTTCCAACAACAACCGAACGCATCAAATTCAACACTTCAAAATCAGTATTAGAAGGCCTTCTCTTAACAGCATAACCAACTTTTTTCCCATTACAATACATAGTCCAAAAAGGCGTCGACAAAACCGTTGACGAAGATCTTCCATtgttactactactactactctcTAGCGCGATTCGTAGCGTTCCTTTGCTCATTTCCCTAGCTAAAATGTTTGTTGGAACTGCTAGTTCAAGAAGGAGAATTGGGGTTATGGAGTTAGCATTTGATTGaatacaaaaatttatttttccttttcgGTATCCAAATATTGTGCCTGTGATTGTGTGGGACTTGGATGATATGAGTGAAGATGAATATTTGGTGTTTTGGAGAATTTTGTTTGATATTGTTGCATCTTGGTCTTCAACAATGGTGGAAGAGTTACAAGTTGGGATTAGTAGACGAATGAGAGAACGTAGCAATCTCCATGATCTAACTTGTTTGTGGCAGTCAACTGATGTAACACCAGTGGCCATATTGTGATACTTGCTTACTTCCTTCCTTAATTTGGTGTTGTTGTCTATAGCTAACTATCTAGCTATATATATAGTGTTGTGTATAGTTTAGGGATTAATTAAATTAGATAAAGTGTAAATATAGATGACACATTAatatatgatgatgataaaaGTATATGAATAAAGTATTAATGAGTGTAAACTTTTTAGTTTGTTAGTTGCACAtgctgagttttttttttgtcactacTAATTAGTAGTAATATTTAAGTATTTCCATTCCATTAGTATTAGAGGTGTAAAGATTCCTTACTATAGTAAtggttaagaagaaaaaaaaaagaaacacaaaagaaaatgtCTTAAGTTAATTATATTATAGTTGCTCTTATTGGTCATATATATAAACTTTGTTATTGGATATATGTGTTTCGCCTAACTGTATGGATATGAGTAGTAGGTGGAAAACATGCTTGTGTAAATCTAACCGGAATTTTCCCACTTCTAGGACTCGGGGTCGGGGATTTTACTATGGGACGGGCAGCAAAGTTGCTTCAAGTAAGATGACCAAATATGAAAAGACTTGCCCATTTTTGTTAAAGTAAAGTTGTGGTTTGCATCCACAACTTTGCTTTGTTTATTTGTAAGTGTAAATTTACTTTTAGCGACGACCAAATCCATCACTATAACTAATATATCCGTAGGTAAAGGTTACGATCACCTTCAACAATTTTGTAGTGATAGGAACAGTCTCTAAGATCCAATAATATGCTGTTTCTCCACATTTTTACCGACAAGTTTCGTCCGTCGGTAGAAGTTGAAATTATTGAGAGATGTTCATTACCTCTACAAATTCGACTTATAGTGACGAAACTTATCTATCACGAAAAGTTAATTTACATTATGAAAGGAAGGAAATAGagatgacaatttgactcatacccaaTGGACACCCgcaaataatattcataacgggtagggtaaaaacccgcatgtTGGGTatgggtacgggtaccttagtacccaccccgcc
This portion of the Trifolium pratense cultivar HEN17-A07 linkage group LG3, ARS_RC_1.1, whole genome shotgun sequence genome encodes:
- the LOC123914549 gene encoding protein MIZU-KUSSEI 1-like, yielding MATGVTSVDCHKQVRSWRLLRSLIRLLIPTCNSSTIVEDQDATISNKILQNTKYSSSLISSKSHTITGTIFGYRKGKINFCIQSNANSITPILLLELAVPTNILAREMSKGTLRIALESSSSSNNGRSSSTVLSTPFWTMYCNGKKVGYAVKRRPSNTDFEVLNLMRSVVVGTGVMKCNGEDDDDNDEVMYLRSSFKRVGGGSSECESFHLIDPEGDNIHQELSIFFLRSR